From Bacteroidota bacterium, the proteins below share one genomic window:
- a CDS encoding tetratricopeptide repeat protein gives MNKRNKHAPGPKAAPVKSSTSISGWSIRLLLSLLALLLYGNTLTFDYALDDEVLILKNEAVQKGVSGIPEILSPGKVYENSIQPFRPVASALFAIERSLAGRSAAFGHFISLLLYVINLQLLFTLLQRLFRQVHTLFLALIVALFAAHPIHTEVVANIKSQDELLAAAFGLLAWLKFLPKQERVSIGRSDVITGSLYFFLALLSKESAIAFALIIPASRILVLKQPPGSTLLHAVPLLVLGLIFLWIRSLYVPFTIDASADPLLANVLNGAKYMGETSATKMVILLQFLRAVFLPWPMSWDYSFNEIPISTWSQLTPWLGLLLYALLMVVVLFRFRQWPIVSFCILFFFISTSPTNNLFFTTGSTFAERFLYVPSIAFCIVLVFLIAKALKTDIRQFPEHGRRPLFLVIGTLVLAGSVLSVVRAADWRNNKTLFSADVRHAPNSTRTHYSLASELLKEAQRTTDYRKRIELLNESAASFDRSIAIHPGNFQAWYNYGLNRALAGDTVKAINCYRRSIELSPTYQVAMNNLAVIYDAQGATDSAAAWYRRVLALDPDNAVAKSNLSNTYFNLGLRLSQAGRREEAITAYRKSAASDPSNSIPLNNLASLFASEAQYDSALVYLKKAYSIKPGEMMVIENIAAVSYLDGNYPQALEFAGKALAIQPNAQRSLGVMADTYQAMGNPAEAMKYRQRLQQIR, from the coding sequence ATGAACAAGCGCAATAAGCACGCGCCTGGCCCTAAGGCCGCGCCGGTCAAATCCAGCACATCCATTAGCGGGTGGAGCATCCGGTTGCTGTTGAGCCTGCTGGCCCTGCTGTTGTACGGCAACACGCTGACGTTTGATTACGCGCTGGACGACGAAGTCCTTATTCTCAAGAACGAAGCGGTTCAAAAGGGCGTTAGCGGCATCCCTGAAATTCTCAGCCCGGGTAAAGTTTACGAGAACAGCATCCAGCCTTTCCGGCCTGTCGCTTCGGCCCTTTTCGCGATCGAACGCAGCCTGGCCGGACGTTCCGCGGCCTTCGGTCATTTCATCAGTCTGTTATTGTATGTGATCAACCTGCAACTGCTTTTCACCCTCTTGCAGCGGTTGTTCCGTCAGGTTCACACCCTGTTTCTGGCCCTGATCGTTGCCCTGTTCGCCGCCCATCCGATCCATACCGAGGTAGTGGCCAACATTAAAAGCCAGGACGAGTTACTGGCTGCCGCATTCGGCCTCCTGGCCTGGCTGAAATTCCTACCGAAGCAGGAACGAGTCAGCATCGGGAGAAGTGATGTGATCACCGGAAGCCTGTACTTCTTCCTGGCTCTGCTATCGAAGGAAAGCGCGATCGCCTTCGCACTCATCATTCCGGCCTCCCGCATCCTGGTTTTAAAACAACCACCTGGTTCCACCCTGCTGCATGCCGTTCCGTTACTGGTTCTCGGATTAATCTTTTTGTGGATACGAAGCCTGTACGTACCCTTTACGATTGATGCATCCGCGGATCCGCTATTGGCCAATGTCCTCAACGGCGCAAAGTACATGGGGGAAACAAGCGCCACCAAAATGGTCATCCTCCTGCAATTCCTGCGGGCCGTATTCCTGCCCTGGCCGATGTCCTGGGATTATTCGTTCAACGAAATCCCGATCAGCACCTGGAGTCAGTTAACGCCCTGGCTGGGTTTATTGCTGTACGCGTTGCTGATGGTCGTTGTCCTTTTCCGCTTTCGCCAATGGCCGATTGTCAGTTTCTGCATCCTGTTCTTTTTCATCTCGACTTCGCCAACTAACAACCTGTTCTTCACCACCGGTTCAACCTTCGCAGAACGATTCCTGTATGTACCGTCGATCGCCTTTTGCATCGTCTTGGTATTCCTGATCGCAAAAGCGCTGAAGACCGACATCCGCCAATTTCCCGAACATGGCAGACGGCCGCTCTTTCTGGTCATCGGCACGCTGGTGCTGGCAGGGTCTGTACTCAGCGTAGTGCGCGCTGCCGACTGGAGGAATAATAAGACGCTGTTCAGCGCGGACGTCCGACATGCCCCGAACAGCACACGGACACACTACAGTCTTGCTTCGGAGTTGCTGAAAGAAGCACAGCGAACGACTGACTACCGGAAGCGAATCGAGTTGCTGAACGAATCGGCTGCCTCGTTCGATCGCAGTATTGCGATCCATCCGGGAAATTTCCAGGCCTGGTACAACTACGGTCTGAATCGCGCGCTTGCTGGCGATACTGTCAAGGCCATCAATTGTTATCGGCGATCGATCGAACTCAGTCCCACCTATCAGGTGGCCATGAACAACCTCGCTGTGATCTACGATGCGCAAGGGGCGACTGATTCCGCCGCAGCCTGGTATAGACGGGTCCTTGCGTTGGATCCCGACAATGCGGTCGCCAAATCGAACCTCTCGAACACCTATTTCAACCTTGGCTTACGGCTCAGCCAGGCCGGCAGACGTGAAGAAGCGATTACCGCCTACCGGAAAAGCGCCGCCAGTGATCCATCCAATTCTATTCCTCTGAACAACCTTGCATCCCTGTTTGCTTCGGAGGCACAGTATGACAGCGCATTAGTGTATCTGAAAAAAGCGTACAGCATCAAGCCGGGCGAGATGATGGTGATCGAAAACATCGCTGCTGTCAGCTACCTGGACGGTAACTACCCGCAGGCGCTGGAATTTGCCGGAAAGGCCTTGGCGATACAACCGAATGCACAAAGGAGCCTTGGTGTTATGGCCGACACCTATCAGGCCATGGGCAATCCTGCAGAGGCGATGAAGTATCGACAGCGGTTACAGCAGATACGTTGA
- a CDS encoding glycogen/starch synthase — protein MKKAKVLFVSQEITPFLEVTEVSNIARRLPQGVQERGKEIRTFMPRFGVINERRNQLHEVIRLSGMNLIIDESDHPLIIKVASIQSARMQVYFIDNEEYFQRKNVFRDAKKKFHKDNEDRMVFFCRGVLETVKKLGWAPDVIHCHGWMTSLIPFFVKTGYKDDPMFRNSRIVYSSYLQDMEENFTPNLVKKLKMDGVTPDDLKLYKEPSMANVHLAAMKLSDGIVRGCDTKHSALDTYLKKTNKPVLQYSPFDDDGNFVGACSDFYDELLENEPALVD, from the coding sequence ATGAAGAAGGCGAAAGTACTATTCGTTTCCCAGGAAATTACCCCTTTCCTGGAAGTCACAGAAGTATCCAACATCGCCCGCCGGCTGCCGCAAGGAGTCCAGGAGCGCGGAAAAGAGATCCGGACGTTCATGCCCCGTTTTGGTGTGATCAACGAGCGTCGGAACCAACTCCACGAAGTCATCCGCCTCTCCGGCATGAACCTGATCATCGACGAATCGGATCATCCGCTCATCATCAAGGTGGCCTCGATCCAGAGTGCCCGGATGCAGGTTTATTTCATCGACAACGAAGAATATTTCCAGCGGAAGAACGTTTTCCGTGACGCGAAGAAGAAGTTCCATAAGGATAACGAAGACCGGATGGTCTTTTTCTGCCGTGGCGTACTGGAAACCGTGAAAAAACTTGGCTGGGCACCGGATGTGATCCATTGTCATGGCTGGATGACCAGCCTGATCCCGTTCTTCGTGAAGACCGGCTATAAGGATGACCCGATGTTCCGCAATTCGCGCATCGTGTATTCCTCCTACCTCCAGGACATGGAAGAAAATTTCACGCCGAACCTGGTGAAGAAACTCAAAATGGACGGTGTTACGCCGGACGACCTGAAGCTGTATAAAGAGCCCTCCATGGCCAATGTGCACCTGGCCGCGATGAAGCTCAGCGACGGGATCGTACGCGGTTGCGACACCAAACATTCCGCACTCGATACTTACCTCAAGAAAACCAACAAGCCCGTTCTCCAGTATTCACCGTTCGACGACGACGGCAACTTCGTCGGCGCCTGTTCGGACTTTTATGACGAACTGCTGGAAAACGAGCCGGCTCTCGTAGACTGA
- the glmS gene encoding glutamine--fructose-6-phosphate transaminase (isomerizing) — MCGIVAYIGKRDVYPILIKGLQRLEYRGYDSAGIAILNGDLKVFKKAGKVSDLHDFAKDKDTKGNIGMGHTRWATHGEPNDRNAHPHYSQKGRFAIIHNGIIENYASIKAELSKRGHEFRSDTDTEVLVHLIEDIFENAQVSLDEAVRMALGEVIGAYAIVVLSKDHPDQLICARKGSPIVIGVGKEKGEFFVASDATPIIEYTNNVIYLNDGELGFVNKGQLTVKTIENQVKTPYIHELELKLEQLEKGGYDHFMLKEIYEQPRSIWDSMRGRIDAQKGFLRMGGISEYEKKFANAKRILIIGCGTSWHAGLVAEYLFEELARIPVEVEYASEFRYRNPIIYEDDIVIPISQSGETADTLAAIELAKAKGALIFGVCNVVGSSIPRATHAGAYTHAGPEIGVASTKAFTAQVAVLTLMALQIARTRGTVNDSRFHQLLNELEALPAKVEKALKTNEQVIDLASKFKDARNFLYLGRGYGFPVALEGALKLKEISYIHAEGYPAAEMKHGPIALIDDEMPVVVIANKNDTYEKVVSNIQEVKARKGKIIAVVTEGDKNVKELADYVIEIPETDDVLVPIVSVIPLQLLSYHIAVMRGCNVDQPRNLAKSVTVE, encoded by the coding sequence ATGTGTGGCATCGTAGCATACATCGGCAAGCGTGATGTTTACCCGATCCTGATCAAAGGACTGCAGCGACTGGAATACCGCGGGTACGACAGCGCCGGCATCGCCATTCTGAATGGCGACCTGAAGGTTTTCAAGAAAGCCGGCAAGGTGAGTGACCTGCACGACTTCGCGAAAGACAAGGACACGAAGGGAAACATCGGAATGGGCCACACCCGCTGGGCTACGCACGGTGAACCGAACGACCGGAACGCGCATCCGCACTATTCGCAAAAAGGACGGTTCGCCATCATCCACAACGGCATCATCGAGAACTACGCTTCGATCAAGGCTGAGCTGAGCAAGCGCGGCCACGAATTCCGCAGTGACACCGATACCGAAGTGTTGGTGCACCTGATCGAGGACATTTTTGAAAACGCCCAGGTATCCCTGGACGAAGCCGTACGCATGGCGTTGGGCGAGGTGATCGGCGCTTACGCGATCGTGGTCCTTTCCAAAGACCATCCGGACCAGCTCATCTGCGCCCGCAAAGGCAGTCCGATCGTCATCGGTGTCGGCAAAGAGAAAGGCGAATTCTTCGTCGCTTCCGACGCTACGCCGATCATCGAATACACCAACAACGTCATTTACCTGAACGATGGCGAACTCGGTTTTGTCAACAAAGGTCAACTGACCGTGAAGACGATCGAGAACCAGGTGAAGACACCGTATATCCACGAACTCGAACTCAAACTCGAGCAGTTGGAAAAAGGCGGTTACGATCACTTCATGCTGAAGGAGATCTACGAACAGCCGCGTTCCATCTGGGACAGCATGCGGGGACGCATCGACGCGCAGAAGGGTTTCCTCCGCATGGGCGGCATCTCCGAATACGAGAAGAAGTTCGCGAACGCGAAACGCATCCTGATCATCGGTTGCGGAACATCCTGGCATGCCGGGCTGGTCGCCGAGTACCTCTTCGAAGAACTCGCCCGCATTCCGGTGGAAGTCGAATACGCATCGGAATTCCGTTACCGGAACCCGATCATTTACGAAGACGATATTGTGATCCCGATCTCGCAATCGGGTGAAACCGCCGACACGCTGGCGGCCATTGAACTTGCCAAGGCAAAAGGCGCGTTGATCTTCGGTGTCTGCAACGTGGTCGGCTCTTCGATCCCGCGTGCTACCCATGCCGGCGCCTATACCCACGCCGGCCCGGAGATCGGCGTAGCTTCCACCAAAGCCTTCACCGCACAGGTGGCCGTCCTCACCCTGATGGCCTTGCAGATCGCCCGCACGCGCGGCACGGTGAACGACTCCCGCTTCCACCAGTTGCTGAACGAACTGGAGGCGCTTCCGGCAAAAGTTGAAAAGGCGTTGAAGACCAACGAACAGGTCATCGACCTCGCTTCCAAGTTCAAGGATGCCCGCAACTTCCTGTACCTCGGCCGTGGCTATGGTTTCCCCGTAGCGCTCGAGGGCGCGTTGAAGTTGAAGGAGATCTCGTACATCCACGCGGAAGGATATCCCGCCGCAGAAATGAAGCACGGACCGATCGCCCTCATCGACGACGAGATGCCGGTGGTCGTGATCGCGAACAAGAACGATACGTACGAAAAGGTGGTCAGCAACATCCAGGAAGTGAAAGCCCGGAAAGGCAAGATCATCGCGGTGGTGACCGAAGGCGACAAGAACGTCAAGGAACTTGCCGACTATGTGATCGAGATCCCGGAAACGGATGACGTACTGGTGCCGATCGTTTCGGTGATTCCGCTGCAACTGCTTTCCTACCACATCGCCGTCATGCGCGGATGCAATGTGGACCAGCCGCGGAACCTGGCGAAATCGGTGACGGTAGAATAA
- a CDS encoding alpha/beta hydrolase — protein sequence MKLHHSFCLAIACCVTTASFALNPSKEYKVKPEKYGMNYKEEKVPTKDGASLNAWFFETAKKTTNWMVISGSGDGNMADDIELAGQFLSAGWNVALYDYRGYGASSDFAIDPDTYIYPQFISDLNAMLDYLRKSRAITKFDLFGKNIGAGLSLGVGSNRTETRKIIADGPWTGLEPMKKKIKDKKGKEVIIPFGYDKTYEPMYACDKSRPNIKGVLVIVTPQDDLIKPEDTKTLRCATQTYIVANSPSNAENFSTDKNVYFEKVSKFLNQ from the coding sequence ATGAAACTTCACCATTCATTCTGCCTGGCGATCGCCTGCTGCGTGACGACCGCCAGCTTTGCACTCAACCCTTCGAAAGAATACAAAGTGAAGCCCGAGAAGTACGGGATGAACTACAAGGAAGAAAAAGTCCCGACGAAGGACGGAGCCTCGCTCAATGCATGGTTCTTCGAGACCGCGAAGAAGACGACCAATTGGATGGTCATCAGCGGGAGCGGCGACGGCAACATGGCCGACGACATCGAACTGGCAGGTCAGTTTCTTTCGGCGGGCTGGAACGTTGCCTTGTACGACTATCGCGGCTACGGCGCCAGTAGCGATTTCGCCATTGATCCCGATACGTACATCTACCCGCAGTTCATCAGCGACCTGAACGCGATGCTGGATTATCTCCGGAAGTCGCGTGCCATCACCAAGTTCGACCTCTTCGGCAAGAATATCGGTGCCGGACTTTCACTCGGCGTTGGCAGCAACCGTACCGAGACGCGAAAGATCATCGCCGATGGTCCCTGGACCGGTCTGGAGCCTATGAAAAAGAAAATCAAGGATAAGAAGGGTAAAGAGGTGATCATTCCGTTCGGCTATGACAAGACCTATGAACCCATGTACGCCTGCGATAAATCTCGCCCGAACATCAAAGGCGTTCTGGTCATTGTCACGCCACAGGACGATCTGATCAAACCCGAAGACACCAAAACGCTCCGTTGCGCCACCCAAACCTACATCGTCGCCAACAGTCCTTCCAATGCGGAGAACTTCAGTACGGATAAGAATGTTTATTTTGAGAAGGTGAGTAAGTTTTTGAATCAGTGA
- a CDS encoding IS30 family transposase — MGNYKRIDFQERIRIETLLSQGFTCTAIAETLGRHTSAITRELDRLKGYYSAVEAQLVANERRITQRRTRKLDANPELLDAVRRLLKKRYSPEQISRHLRKEFADESGMQISHETIYTFIYMMPRGDLRKQLVESLRHKKRKRSKRGLTIERRGKIPDMVSIDQRPDYILRRSVPGHWEGDLIMGKRHQSAIGSIVERKTRAVILVKLKAKDAESVRKAFEKEFKSVPAQLKKSLTYDQGHEMAEHKLFAKNTRMKVFFCHPGSPWERGSNENMNMLIRDFFPKGTDFNLITRKKLKQVQYLLNERPRKTLNWKSPFEVFEEEIMKKCI, encoded by the coding sequence ATGGGCAATTACAAACGAATTGATTTTCAGGAGCGAATCCGGATTGAGACGCTCCTGAGCCAGGGATTTACCTGTACGGCGATAGCTGAAACCTTGGGCCGCCATACCAGCGCCATAACGCGTGAGCTGGATCGGTTAAAGGGGTACTATTCTGCGGTAGAAGCTCAACTGGTGGCTAATGAAAGGCGCATAACCCAGCGGAGAACAAGGAAGCTGGATGCCAATCCCGAGTTACTTGATGCTGTGCGCCGGTTACTGAAAAAGCGATACTCTCCCGAACAAATTTCCAGACATTTGAGGAAAGAGTTCGCAGACGAATCAGGTATGCAGATTTCGCACGAAACGATCTATACGTTCATCTATATGATGCCTCGTGGAGACTTACGCAAGCAGCTAGTGGAGAGTCTGCGGCATAAGAAGCGGAAGCGCAGTAAGCGTGGCTTGACTATTGAGCGCAGAGGGAAGATCCCGGATATGGTAAGCATCGATCAGCGCCCTGACTACATTCTTCGCCGTTCCGTTCCCGGTCATTGGGAAGGGGACCTGATTATGGGAAAGCGGCATCAATCGGCTATCGGCTCCATTGTAGAGCGAAAAACCAGGGCGGTAATTCTGGTGAAACTGAAAGCGAAGGATGCAGAAAGTGTCCGAAAGGCCTTCGAGAAAGAGTTCAAGTCTGTACCAGCCCAATTGAAGAAAAGTCTGACGTATGACCAGGGCCATGAGATGGCTGAGCATAAGCTCTTCGCCAAGAATACACGGATGAAAGTTTTCTTCTGTCACCCTGGATCACCATGGGAGCGAGGGTCTAACGAGAACATGAATATGCTGATCCGCGACTTCTTTCCAAAAGGCACCGACTTCAATTTAATTACTCGAAAGAAACTCAAGCAAGTGCAGTATCTCTTAAATGAACGACCTCGGAAGACGCTCAATTGGAAGTCGCCCTTCGAGGTCTTCGAAGAGGAAATCATGAAAAAATGCATTTAA
- a CDS encoding pantoate--beta-alanine ligase — MLVFDKIKSLQTVIQEWKSTGLRIGFVPTMGALHPGHISLVAEAHRQCDRVVCSIFVNPTQFNNPDDLKRYPRMPEADRSMLEQAGVHLLFTPDEQEIYPGELEKDNAPTIDLGRLEQVMEGSHRPGHFRGVVQVVSRLFDIVKPDVAFFGEKDFQQLAVIREMTRQLRLPVTIVGCPTLREPDGLAMSSRNLRLTTAQRQEAVVISRALFYVRDNIAHVPIDELLFRAKEKIESSGQLRLEYLCLADEQTLEPVHPAHLPEHMRCCVAAWLGDVRLIDNVGIVLGES, encoded by the coding sequence ATGTTGGTATTTGATAAGATAAAATCACTTCAGACTGTCATTCAGGAGTGGAAGTCGACCGGCCTTCGGATCGGTTTCGTGCCCACCATGGGGGCCTTGCACCCCGGCCATATTTCCCTGGTGGCGGAAGCGCATCGTCAGTGCGATCGGGTCGTCTGCAGCATCTTCGTCAACCCGACCCAGTTCAACAATCCCGACGACCTCAAGCGGTACCCCCGCATGCCGGAGGCCGACCGATCCATGTTGGAGCAAGCTGGTGTTCACCTGCTGTTCACACCGGACGAACAGGAGATTTACCCCGGCGAATTGGAAAAAGACAATGCCCCCACGATCGATCTGGGCAGGCTGGAGCAGGTCATGGAGGGCAGCCATCGCCCCGGCCATTTTCGAGGGGTCGTACAAGTCGTATCCCGACTCTTCGATATCGTAAAACCCGATGTAGCCTTTTTCGGCGAGAAGGATTTCCAGCAACTGGCGGTCATCCGTGAAATGACCCGACAGCTCCGGCTACCGGTTACGATTGTCGGCTGTCCCACCCTGCGCGAGCCGGACGGGCTGGCGATGAGTTCCCGCAACCTGCGCCTCACCACGGCTCAACGGCAGGAAGCGGTGGTGATCTCCCGGGCACTTTTTTATGTGCGCGACAACATCGCCCACGTGCCGATCGATGAGCTGTTGTTCCGGGCCAAAGAGAAGATCGAATCCTCGGGTCAGCTCAGGTTGGAATACCTCTGTCTTGCCGACGAGCAAACGCTCGAGCCGGTACACCCGGCACACCTCCCCGAACACATGCGCTGCTGCGTAGCCGCATGGCTCGGCGATGTACGGTTGATCGATAATGTCGGGATCGTGCTCGGCGAAAGCTGA
- a CDS encoding DUF4270 domain-containing protein, which yields MLANSAGRFLAGLFGPAANPITDQPQKNISSASVWRKCFFPALLAFAFLSGCKDSEELGLSVLPESDPLSTAYSDSATIDCRVLTEDSVRGDELSASLLGAYGDPVFGKTKASIYAEVLLQGSPTFVNLSTVDSLVLQLFYSGYYADTTTAQTVTVYRLKENINPGSTYYSFKDFAREDQPIGTRAYVPQPYTRIVVDSDTVSPQLRIPLDLALANEIVSLSGQPALSGNSSWRNYFKGIYIESEGNTAAGKGCISTIDVFNSRLNLYYHDTTNTARVYQFTLTGGRVNRFEHEFGELAVGRQLRDSTDGDSLTYLQSMSGTKIKISMPFLKHFKDSGSIVVNKAELNITLTDGSTNGYPAPANLLVLALDANGNVGFPLDYFETSGYYGGGLDASTRTYRFNLARQIQAILDDRIGNNGFYLVISGSGVQAARAILGSGKNVADRMKLKLYYTKLP from the coding sequence ATGCTCGCAAACTCCGCCGGCCGTTTCCTGGCCGGTCTTTTCGGCCCCGCGGCCAACCCAATTACCGATCAACCTCAAAAGAACATTTCCTCCGCATCCGTGTGGAGGAAATGTTTTTTTCCGGCCCTGCTTGCGTTCGCCTTTCTGAGCGGATGTAAAGACTCGGAAGAACTCGGATTGTCGGTATTGCCCGAAAGCGACCCCCTGTCAACCGCTTATTCCGATTCGGCAACGATCGACTGCAGGGTCCTGACGGAAGATTCCGTCCGGGGCGACGAACTTTCGGCTTCCCTCCTGGGCGCCTATGGCGATCCGGTTTTCGGCAAGACCAAAGCGTCCATCTACGCCGAGGTCTTGTTACAGGGTAGTCCGACGTTTGTCAACCTGAGTACCGTAGACTCACTCGTCCTGCAACTCTTTTATTCGGGTTATTATGCCGATACCACCACGGCACAAACCGTAACGGTCTACCGGCTTAAGGAGAATATCAATCCCGGTTCGACCTATTACAGTTTCAAGGACTTCGCCCGCGAAGACCAACCGATCGGAACACGCGCGTACGTCCCCCAACCTTATACCAGGATCGTCGTTGACAGCGACACGGTATCTCCGCAGTTGCGCATTCCGCTCGACCTTGCGCTGGCCAATGAGATCGTTTCGCTAAGCGGTCAACCCGCACTTTCCGGAAATTCAAGCTGGCGGAACTATTTCAAAGGCATATACATTGAATCTGAAGGCAATACCGCAGCCGGCAAGGGCTGCATTTCGACCATCGACGTCTTCAATAGCCGGTTGAACCTCTATTACCACGATACCACCAACACTGCGCGGGTGTACCAGTTCACCCTTACCGGAGGCCGGGTGAACCGTTTCGAGCACGAATTCGGTGAATTGGCGGTCGGACGGCAGTTGCGCGACTCTACGGACGGCGACAGTCTGACGTATCTGCAGTCCATGTCGGGCACCAAAATCAAAATTTCAATGCCGTTTTTGAAACATTTTAAGGATTCGGGTAGTATCGTGGTGAACAAAGCGGAGTTGAATATCACGCTCACCGATGGTTCCACCAACGGATACCCGGCACCGGCTAATCTGCTCGTGCTGGCCCTTGACGCGAACGGCAACGTTGGATTCCCCCTCGACTACTTCGAGACCAGCGGTTACTATGGTGGTGGGTTGGATGCTTCGACCCGCACGTACCGTTTCAACCTTGCACGGCAGATCCAGGCGATCCTGGACGACCGTATCGGGAACAACGGCTTTTACCTGGTCATCTCCGGTTCGGGTGTCCAGGCCGCACGGGCGATCCTCGGGAGCGGCAAAAACGTTGCGGACCGCATGAAACTCAAGCTTTATTACACCAAGTTACCCTAA
- a CDS encoding RES family NAD+ phosphorylase, protein MEVFRLSRDRYARTLSGEGAARTGGRWNSPGVEMVYTAMNRSLAMAEVAVHLSLAMLPEEYRMITIEIPDRVSRHQLALKRLPANWKAFPHPAATRALGDRFIAEGKHCILIVPSAITQGDFNYLLNPRHPDFKKVRIRKVEAFPFDRRMVR, encoded by the coding sequence GTGGAAGTCTTTCGCCTCAGCCGCGACCGTTACGCGCGCACCCTGTCGGGGGAAGGCGCCGCCAGGACCGGCGGCCGGTGGAACTCGCCGGGTGTTGAAATGGTCTATACGGCGATGAACCGCTCCCTTGCCATGGCCGAGGTGGCCGTGCACCTCAGTCTGGCCATGCTGCCCGAGGAGTATCGCATGATCACGATCGAGATCCCCGACCGTGTATCCCGTCACCAACTCGCGTTGAAAAGACTCCCGGCCAACTGGAAAGCATTTCCGCATCCCGCCGCGACGCGCGCGCTCGGAGATCGTTTCATTGCCGAAGGCAAACACTGCATCCTGATCGTTCCCTCAGCCATCACCCAGGGCGACTTCAATTATCTCCTCAACCCACGTCATCCCGATTTCAAAAAAGTGCGCATCCGGAAGGTGGAGGCGTTTCCGTTTGACAGGAGGATGGTGAGGTAA
- a CDS encoding DUF2384 domain-containing protein produces MSTAPRTNSSLEFQLNRAVASLFRERASGRKVTYAELLSDKMLIIAAIRIGIPYSLFELILKYTPFSETDWASFLNISTKSLQRYEQNRRYHFKPLQSEKIIELAEVTRLGLDVFGNMEKFRLWLDAPNYALGNMKPVELLRDSYGKEMVVAELNRINYGILS; encoded by the coding sequence ATGTCCACTGCCCCCCGCACCAACTCTTCCCTCGAGTTCCAATTGAACAGAGCCGTCGCCTCGCTTTTTCGTGAGCGCGCCTCCGGTCGAAAGGTTACCTATGCCGAGTTGCTTTCCGACAAGATGCTCATCATTGCCGCCATCCGGATCGGCATTCCGTATTCGCTCTTCGAGTTGATCCTGAAATACACACCCTTCTCCGAGACCGATTGGGCTTCGTTTCTGAATATTTCCACCAAATCGCTGCAGCGATACGAGCAGAATCGTCGGTATCATTTCAAGCCCCTGCAATCGGAAAAGATCATCGAACTCGCGGAGGTCACCCGGCTGGGCCTGGACGTGTTCGGGAACATGGAAAAGTTCCGGCTATGGCTGGATGCCCCCAACTACGCGCTGGGTAACATGAAACCGGTCGAGCTGCTGCGCGATTCCTACGGCAAGGAGATGGTTGTGGCGGAGTTGAACCGCATCAATTACGGTATTCTTTCCTGA